From a single Anaerolineaceae bacterium oral taxon 439 genomic region:
- a CDS encoding signal recognition particle-docking protein FtsY, translating to MPDLFGNWFKGLDKTRRAAFSQLATILGTNEIDDVLWEDLEAILIQADLGVETSERILNHLRQTVLDEKIYRARDLVRYLKADLIELLDEGTDPLAEVRTRKPYVILMVGVNGSGKTTSTAKLAKKYSDAGKRVMIAAGDTFRAAAIDQLQIWGDRLNIPVIAGREGGDAAAVAFDAVQSALARNIDILIIDTAGRLQSRYNLMEELKKVHRVIGKALDGAPHAVWIVLDATTGQNALTQAQAFQNTVSVNGVILAKLDSSAKGGMAFAVTQSLKLPILYAGLGERAEDLVRFDREKFVDGIVGE from the coding sequence ATGCCTGATTTATTCGGAAACTGGTTTAAAGGGTTGGACAAAACCCGCCGGGCCGCGTTCTCGCAATTAGCAACGATCCTCGGAACGAACGAAATCGACGACGTCCTCTGGGAGGACCTCGAAGCGATCCTGATTCAAGCCGATCTCGGCGTCGAAACCTCGGAACGCATCCTGAATCACCTGCGACAGACTGTCCTTGACGAAAAAATTTACCGCGCGCGCGATTTAGTCAGATACCTGAAAGCCGACCTGATCGAGCTCCTCGACGAAGGAACCGACCCGCTCGCCGAAGTCAGGACCCGGAAACCGTACGTCATCCTGATGGTCGGCGTAAACGGGTCAGGGAAAACGACGTCAACCGCCAAGCTGGCGAAAAAATACAGCGACGCCGGGAAACGGGTCATGATCGCCGCGGGGGATACCTTCCGCGCCGCCGCGATCGACCAGCTCCAGATTTGGGGCGACCGACTGAACATTCCGGTCATCGCCGGGCGGGAAGGCGGAGACGCCGCCGCCGTGGCGTTCGACGCGGTTCAGTCCGCGCTCGCGCGCAATATCGATATCCTGATTATCGATACCGCCGGCCGGCTCCAATCGCGCTATAACCTGATGGAGGAGCTGAAAAAGGTGCATCGCGTCATCGGCAAAGCGCTCGACGGCGCGCCGCATGCCGTCTGGATCGTGCTGGACGCGACAACCGGGCAAAACGCGCTGACGCAGGCGCAGGCGTTCCAAAACACGGTCAGCGTCAACGGCGTCATCCTGGCCAAGCTCGACTCCTCCGCCAAAGGCGGAATGGCCTTCGCGGTGACGCAGTCGTTAAAACTGCCGATCCTGTACGCCGGGCTTGGCGAACGGGCGGAAGACCTCGTCCGATTCGATCGAGAAAAGTTCGTCGACGGAATCGTCGGCGAGTAA
- a CDS encoding peptide chain release factor 2, translating to MQEYLVRMTAARQKIDELAKKIDLPRLQDERLLLEKEAEAPNLWNDREKAQSLLKRLNDIRSEIDEWESLIKRARDTVELLEMDDESLLGELEPEIGAIEAAAREKEISVLFSGKYDRGNAILAIHAGAGGTEAHDWAAMLQRMYLRWAENHRFTTEIVDFTPGEEAGTKTITISVAGRFAYGFLKSEKGTHRLVRLSPFDAAHRRHTSFAMVEILPEASADDSIEIPPEDVRIDVFKSSGAGGQNVQKNSTAVRLLHLPTGIIVTCQNERSQTQNRETAMKVLRSRLLDIRAQEQNQEIEELRGEYVKAEWGSQIRSYVLHPYQLVKDNRTDFETGNTQAVLDGDLDAFMEAYLKRFAKPS from the coding sequence ATGCAGGAATATTTAGTCCGAATGACGGCCGCCCGTCAGAAAATCGACGAATTGGCGAAAAAAATCGACCTTCCCAGGCTTCAGGACGAACGCCTCCTGCTTGAAAAAGAAGCGGAGGCGCCGAATCTCTGGAACGACCGCGAAAAGGCGCAATCGCTCCTGAAACGACTCAACGACATCCGCAGCGAAATCGACGAATGGGAATCGCTGATCAAGCGCGCCCGCGATACGGTCGAGCTGCTCGAGATGGACGATGAATCGCTTCTCGGAGAATTAGAACCGGAGATCGGGGCGATCGAAGCCGCTGCCCGCGAAAAAGAGATTTCCGTCCTTTTCTCCGGAAAATACGACCGCGGGAACGCGATTTTAGCGATCCATGCCGGCGCGGGCGGAACCGAAGCGCATGACTGGGCAGCCATGCTGCAGCGCATGTACTTACGCTGGGCGGAAAATCACCGGTTCACGACCGAAATCGTCGACTTTACGCCAGGCGAAGAAGCCGGAACGAAAACGATTACGATCTCCGTTGCCGGTCGGTTTGCTTATGGATTCCTGAAATCCGAAAAAGGGACCCACCGCCTCGTTCGCCTCTCGCCGTTCGACGCGGCACACCGGCGCCATACGTCGTTCGCCATGGTCGAGATCCTTCCCGAAGCGTCGGCCGACGACTCGATCGAAATTCCTCCCGAGGACGTCCGGATCGACGTTTTTAAATCCTCCGGCGCGGGCGGCCAGAACGTTCAGAAGAACTCAACCGCCGTACGCCTGCTCCACCTGCCCACCGGAATTATCGTCACCTGCCAAAACGAGCGGTCACAGACGCAGAACCGGGAAACCGCGATGAAAGTCCTTCGTTCCCGGCTCCTCGATATCCGCGCGCAGGAGCAGAATCAGGAAATAGAAGAGCTCCGCGGCGAATACGTTAAAGCGGAATGGGGATCGCAGATCCGTTCCTACGTCCTCCATCCCTATCAGCTCGTCAAGGACAACCGGACCGACTTTGAAACCGGGAATACGCAGGCGGTCCTCGACGGCGACCTCGACGCATTCATGGAAGCGTACCTGAAACGGTTCGCGAAACCGTCATAA
- a CDS encoding large-conductance mechanosensitive channel protein, with product MKKLWSEFYEFIAKGNVIGLAVGLMMGAAFNSIITSMIDDILMPIISVITSGISFNQWFIALNGQSYETLALAQEAGAPIMTVGNFIAAVINFLIVAIVLFLLMKGMTSAMNAAKKKEEAAVEEPAEPSDDVKLLTEIRDLLAKK from the coding sequence ATGAAGAAACTCTGGTCAGAATTTTATGAATTTATTGCCAAAGGCAATGTCATCGGATTAGCCGTCGGTTTGATGATGGGCGCGGCCTTCAACAGCATCATCACCTCGATGATCGACGATATCCTGATGCCGATTATCAGCGTTATCACCTCGGGCATCTCGTTCAATCAGTGGTTCATCGCGCTGAACGGGCAGTCGTACGAAACCCTCGCGCTTGCGCAGGAAGCCGGCGCGCCGATCATGACGGTCGGGAACTTTATCGCCGCGGTTATTAACTTCCTGATCGTCGCTATCGTCCTCTTCCTGCTGATGAAGGGCATGACCAGCGCGATGAACGCGGCGAAGAAGAAGGAAGAAGCGGCCGTCGAAGAACCCGCCGAACCGTCCGACGACGTCAAGCTGCTGACCGAAATCCGCGACCTGCTGGCGAAGAAATAG
- a CDS encoding ABC transporter, whose amino-acid sequence MQMYLEIDDVSKIFPARGGGKEVVAVNHVSLNIEKGEFVTMLGPSGCGKTTMLRIVAGFEFPTSGNIILDGRNLNQVPTHKRDMSMVFQSYAIFPHLNVHDNIAYGLNVQKVPAEAQKKRVRRVLEMVHLEGYENRAPNQLSGGQQQRVALARALIMEPKVLLMDEPLSNLDTKLREAMRFEIRELQRNLGFTCLYVTHDQLEAMVLSDKALIMNAGSIEQYGSPREIYRYPKTRFVADFIGRANFLPGKIAGHDGDTVHARMGELTIAISDPVYRDLAVGEDVDVVLRPEIIKVDRNEGSAGAVVLQSAYLGESVEYILEYLGQRISAKETDPTRLTVIPAGTEVRISFPESCVHLIRRKD is encoded by the coding sequence ATGCAAATGTATTTAGAAATTGATGATGTTTCAAAAATCTTTCCGGCCCGAGGCGGCGGGAAAGAGGTCGTCGCCGTCAATCATGTCAGCCTGAACATTGAAAAAGGCGAATTCGTGACGATGCTGGGGCCGTCCGGCTGCGGAAAAACGACGATGCTGCGGATCGTCGCCGGCTTTGAGTTTCCAACGTCCGGAAATATTATCCTTGACGGAAGGAATTTGAATCAGGTCCCGACGCACAAGCGCGATATGTCGATGGTTTTCCAAAGCTACGCGATCTTTCCGCATCTCAACGTACATGATAATATCGCCTATGGGCTCAACGTTCAAAAGGTCCCGGCGGAAGCTCAGAAAAAACGGGTCCGGCGCGTTCTGGAAATGGTTCATCTCGAAGGCTACGAAAACCGCGCGCCGAACCAGCTCTCCGGCGGACAGCAGCAGCGCGTCGCGCTGGCCCGCGCCCTGATCATGGAGCCGAAGGTGCTGCTGATGGACGAGCCGCTGTCCAATCTGGATACAAAACTGCGGGAAGCAATGCGGTTTGAAATCCGTGAGCTCCAGCGAAACCTGGGCTTCACCTGCCTGTACGTTACCCATGATCAGCTTGAAGCGATGGTATTATCCGATAAGGCGCTGATTATGAACGCCGGCAGTATCGAGCAGTACGGATCGCCGCGGGAAATTTACCGCTACCCGAAAACGCGCTTCGTCGCAGACTTTATCGGACGCGCAAACTTCCTTCCCGGGAAAATCGCCGGTCATGACGGCGACACGGTCCACGCACGCATGGGCGAACTGACGATCGCGATTTCGGACCCGGTTTATCGCGATCTCGCCGTAGGCGAAGACGTCGACGTCGTGCTGCGCCCTGAGATTATCAAGGTGGACCGCAACGAGGGAAGCGCCGGCGCGGTCGTACTGCAGTCCGCATATCTGGGCGAATCGGTCGAATATATCCTCGAATACCTGGGGCAGAGGATTTCCGCGAAAGAAACCGATCCAACCCGGCTGACCGTGATCCCCGCCGGGACGGAAGTCCGGATCTCGTTCCCGGAAAGCTGTGTGCATCTGATTCGAAGAAAGGACTGA
- a CDS encoding F0F1 ATP synthase subunit beta, translating into MNGYIVRVAGVVVDVEFPTGRIPGIHTALTVERNNAEPLTLEIQEHVGKTTVRTIAMSATAGLSRGMTVINTGRPIRVPVGRKTLGRMFNVLGNPIDGELAPVFEEKRPIHAPSLPIAHQVVSRDIVVTGIKTLDLLTPYPRGGKIGLFGGAGVGKSVLMIELMRNTIRQHKGIVLFAGVGERSREGNDLWLELNQQGLMDSTILTFGQMNEPPGARLRIPYTALTMAEYFRDQENRPVLVFIDNIYRFIQAGMEVSALLGRLPSEMGYQATLDSEIGSLQERIASTSSGSLTSIQAVYIPADDLTDPSVASTFSHLDATTVLSRRLASAGVYPSIDPLQSTSILLNPYIVGERHYRIAENVKATLARYQELQDLIAILGVDELSEEDRNVVARSRRLQRFMTQPFFSAEIYSGKSGRMVPLSETLRGFEEILEGRYDALPEQAFYMVGTIDEAVEKAEALEIAAKEGNGS; encoded by the coding sequence CTGAACGGTTATATCGTCCGCGTCGCCGGCGTCGTCGTCGACGTCGAATTTCCGACCGGCCGGATACCCGGAATTCATACAGCGCTGACCGTCGAACGGAACAACGCCGAACCGCTTACGCTCGAAATCCAGGAGCACGTCGGGAAAACGACGGTCCGGACAATCGCGATGAGCGCAACCGCGGGACTGAGCCGCGGCATGACCGTTATTAATACCGGCCGGCCGATTCGCGTTCCCGTCGGACGGAAAACGCTGGGGCGCATGTTCAACGTATTGGGGAACCCGATCGACGGAGAGCTGGCGCCAGTTTTCGAAGAGAAACGTCCGATTCACGCGCCTTCGCTCCCAATCGCGCATCAGGTCGTGTCCCGCGATATCGTCGTCACCGGGATAAAAACGCTCGACCTGCTGACGCCGTACCCGCGCGGAGGGAAGATCGGCCTTTTCGGCGGTGCGGGCGTTGGGAAATCGGTCCTCATGATCGAGCTGATGCGCAATACGATCCGGCAGCATAAAGGGATCGTCCTTTTCGCCGGCGTCGGCGAACGCAGCCGGGAAGGAAACGACCTGTGGCTGGAGTTGAACCAGCAGGGCCTGATGGATTCGACGATCCTGACCTTTGGCCAGATGAACGAGCCGCCGGGGGCGCGCCTTCGGATCCCGTACACGGCGCTGACGATGGCCGAGTATTTCCGCGATCAGGAAAACCGTCCCGTCCTCGTTTTTATCGATAATATCTACCGTTTTATCCAGGCCGGAATGGAAGTCTCCGCGCTGCTGGGACGACTTCCCAGCGAAATGGGGTATCAGGCGACGCTCGACTCTGAAATCGGTTCGCTCCAGGAACGGATCGCTTCAACGTCGAGCGGATCGCTGACCTCGATCCAGGCGGTTTACATCCCGGCGGACGATCTGACCGATCCGTCGGTCGCCTCCACATTCTCGCACCTGGACGCGACGACGGTCTTATCCCGGCGGTTGGCGAGCGCCGGCGTTTATCCCTCGATCGACCCGCTCCAATCGACCTCGATCCTGCTGAATCCGTATATCGTCGGCGAACGGCACTATCGAATCGCGGAAAACGTCAAAGCGACGCTCGCCCGTTATCAGGAGCTTCAGGACCTGATCGCGATTTTAGGCGTCGACGAGCTTTCGGAAGAGGACCGGAACGTCGTCGCCCGCTCCCGCCGTCTCCAGCGATTCATGACGCAGCCGTTTTTTTCCGCCGAAATCTATTCCGGGAAGTCGGGACGCATGGTCCCGTTGTCGGAGACGCTCCGCGGATTCGAGGAAATCCTCGAAGGGCGGTATGATGCCCTCCCGGAACAGGCTTTTTACATGGTCGGGACGATCGACGAAGCCGTCGAAAAAGCCGAAGCGCTGGAAATCGCGGCAAAGGAGGGAAACGGATCGTGA
- a CDS encoding ATP synthase F0 subunit A, with protein sequence MEVTHKIVFSVFGIGIRDTVVMTWIMMALISALVLILRRRMPAMIDWIFKMINGMVGGILEGDEISSYLPLLGSLFIFILCANLLSVIPGLTSPTADVNTTFALALVVFFAVHFYGIRRKGLWVYLKTFANPPLLFPLELLSHFSRTLALTLRLFGNILSGDMIVAITFSLVPLIVPIPMIALSMMSGVIQAFILTTLASLYISSAIEIEKDEEKIKNIELEEKTGKEKIHV encoded by the coding sequence ATGGAAGTAACGCATAAGATCGTCTTTTCGGTTTTCGGTATCGGGATCCGCGATACGGTCGTCATGACCTGGATTATGATGGCGCTGATTTCAGCGCTGGTCCTGATCCTGCGCCGCCGAATGCCGGCGATGATCGACTGGATTTTCAAGATGATCAACGGGATGGTCGGTGGAATCCTCGAAGGCGACGAGATTTCGTCTTATTTGCCGCTGCTTGGGAGCCTGTTTATTTTTATTCTCTGCGCGAATTTATTATCCGTGATTCCCGGCCTGACGTCGCCGACCGCGGACGTCAACACGACGTTCGCATTAGCGCTCGTCGTCTTCTTCGCGGTTCATTTTTACGGGATCCGGCGAAAGGGACTCTGGGTTTACCTGAAGACCTTTGCGAATCCGCCGCTCCTGTTTCCGCTGGAGCTCCTGAGCCATTTTTCCCGGACGCTGGCGCTGACGCTCCGTCTTTTCGGGAATATCCTGAGCGGGGACATGATCGTCGCGATCACGTTTTCGCTGGTCCCGCTGATCGTTCCGATTCCAATGATCGCGCTGAGCATGATGTCCGGCGTGATTCAGGCGTTTATCCTGACGACGCTGGCCTCATTGTATATTTCATCCGCGATTGAAATCGAAAAGGATGAGGAAAAAATAAAAAATATAGAGCTCGAAGAGAAGACCGGAAAGGAAAAAATTCATGTTTGA
- a CDS encoding ATP synthase F0 subunit C: MFEILNAGQIASLVSIIAVAFVMVGGTVAPTIMEGKIAVKAIEGISRQPDAAGTIRMSMIIGMALTETTNIYSLLIALILIFANPLLGRFFVGG, encoded by the coding sequence ATGTTTGAAATTTTAAATGCAGGACAAATCGCTTCACTTGTGTCGATTATCGCGGTCGCGTTCGTTATGGTCGGGGGGACGGTCGCGCCTACGATCATGGAGGGAAAGATCGCGGTCAAGGCGATCGAAGGGATCTCGCGTCAGCCGGACGCGGCGGGAACGATCCGAATGAGCATGATTATCGGAATGGCGCTGACGGAAACGACGAATATTTATTCGTTGCTGATCGCGCTGATCCTGATTTTCGCGAACCCGTTGCTGGGCCGATTCTTCGTCGGAGGATAA
- a CDS encoding F0F1 ATP synthase subunit alpha — translation MAIKRPYPEQGDFFKSLSEAAESFDCATSATSIGTVSYIGNGVATISGLPQVKSEELVEFPGGVQGMVLSLDRDHADVILLGRDQGIRGGDIAYGTGKRLRVPVGVHFSGRTIDPLGRPLDGGKAIVASENRIIERVAPGIVDRAPIDEPIYSGTKVIDALIPIGKGQRELILGDRQTGKTTLAIDMILSQKNTDVKCIYVSIAQKKTSVLSAIEAFRAGGVLDQTIVIVAGADDAPALRYIAPYCGVTMAEFFLDQGMDVLIVYDDLSKHADSYRELSLLLRRPPGREAYPGDIFYLHSRLLERACRLNHANGGGSITAIPIATTQGGNISAYIPTNLISITDGQIMLDADRFNKGQKPAIDIGRSVSRVGGAAQVRLMKRIVGSLKLELSQYDEIARFAKFGTDVNETTKRQLRRGEQIMALFTQGPNRPVPPEIQIIGYYALLNDFLEEIEPENVQEFVQDLVSTINRYDRQILDEIANTGELSDPSEDQLQLILEQFCQEREQARAISGGTGAG, via the coding sequence CTGGCGATTAAGCGTCCCTACCCGGAACAGGGCGATTTTTTCAAGTCGCTTTCGGAAGCGGCGGAATCGTTCGACTGCGCGACGTCTGCGACAAGTATCGGAACGGTCTCGTATATCGGGAACGGCGTCGCGACGATTTCCGGGCTGCCGCAGGTTAAATCAGAGGAGCTCGTCGAATTCCCCGGCGGCGTTCAGGGAATGGTCCTGAGCCTGGACCGGGATCACGCCGACGTGATCCTGTTGGGTCGGGATCAGGGGATCCGAGGCGGCGATATCGCGTACGGGACGGGGAAACGCCTTCGGGTCCCGGTCGGCGTCCACTTTTCAGGCAGGACGATCGACCCGTTAGGACGGCCGCTCGACGGCGGAAAAGCGATCGTCGCTTCGGAAAACCGCATAATCGAACGGGTCGCGCCGGGAATCGTTGACCGCGCGCCGATTGACGAACCGATTTACAGTGGAACCAAAGTCATCGACGCGCTGATCCCGATTGGGAAAGGCCAGCGCGAACTGATTCTGGGCGACCGGCAAACGGGAAAGACAACGCTGGCGATCGACATGATCTTAAGTCAGAAAAATACGGATGTTAAATGCATCTATGTTTCCATCGCGCAAAAGAAAACGTCGGTCTTATCCGCGATCGAGGCTTTTCGCGCCGGCGGAGTTCTCGACCAGACGATCGTGATCGTGGCGGGAGCGGACGACGCCCCCGCGCTGCGCTATATCGCGCCGTATTGCGGCGTAACGATGGCGGAGTTCTTCCTGGATCAGGGAATGGACGTCCTGATCGTATATGACGATCTTTCGAAACACGCGGATTCCTATCGCGAATTAAGCCTGCTGCTGCGCCGGCCTCCCGGACGGGAAGCCTACCCGGGAGATATTTTTTATCTTCATTCCCGCCTGCTGGAGCGGGCCTGCCGCCTGAACCATGCGAACGGAGGCGGTTCGATTACCGCGATCCCGATCGCGACGACGCAGGGCGGCAATATTTCCGCGTACATTCCGACGAACCTGATCTCGATTACAGACGGGCAGATCATGCTGGACGCGGATCGGTTCAATAAGGGACAGAAACCGGCGATCGATATCGGACGGTCGGTTTCGCGCGTCGGCGGTGCGGCGCAGGTCCGCCTGATGAAGCGGATCGTCGGATCGCTGAAGCTCGAGCTGTCGCAGTATGACGAAATCGCCCGCTTCGCCAAATTCGGGACAGACGTTAACGAAACGACGAAACGTCAGCTGCGCCGCGGTGAACAGATCATGGCGCTTTTTACGCAGGGTCCGAATCGCCCGGTTCCGCCGGAGATTCAGATCATCGGATATTACGCGCTGCTGAACGATTTTCTTGAAGAGATTGAGCCTGAAAACGTCCAGGAATTCGTTCAGGACCTGGTCTCGACGATTAATCGTTACGACCGCCAGATTCTCGACGAAATCGCCAATACCGGCGAACTCAGCGATCCGTCGGAAGACCAGCTTCAGCTGATTCTGGAACAATTCTGTCAGGAGCGGGAACAGGCGCGCGCCATAAGCGGCGGGACGGGAGCTGGATGA